The sequence below is a genomic window from Bacteroidales bacterium MB20-C3-3.
TAATGTCGATGTTACCAAAGATATTCCTGTTGATTATGATGGAATGATAGGCGTTCCCATAACTTTTATGGATAAATACAATCCAGACCAATTTGAAATAATTGGAGTAGGCATAGCAAACTTGGGTCTTGAAATAGGAATACAGCCATATAAGCCTGAACATAAAAAATATAGAAAAGAAATTCAGAAAAGAGGTGCTGTTGATGGGGATTTATATATGATGATAGACGGTGTTGTTACTGTTCCGTATTCTCGCATAATTATTAAAAGAAAGAAGAAATGAAAATAGAGTTAAAAGAAATAACGGTTCGTGAGCTTACCAACGGTTATCAGGATAACGAAGAGAATGGAGTTGTCGGATTTGGTGGAAAATTAGATATACGCCCGCCTTACCAAAGAGAATTTATATACAAAGACAAGCAACGTGATGCTGTAATAAATACAATTACAAATGATTTCCCATTGAACGTAATGTATTGGGCTGTTCGAGAAGATGGCGGCTTTGAAGTAATTGACGGGCAACAACGCACCATTTCAATCTGTCAGTTTGTCGAGGGTGATTTTGCTTATAACAATCGCTATTTTCACAATCTACAACAAGATGAGAAAGAACAGATATTGAATTACAAACTGATGGTTTATTTGTGTTCAGGAACGGACAGCGAAAAATTAGATTGGTTTGAAACAATAAATATTGCAGGCGAAAAACTGACTCCCCAAGAATTGAAAAACGCAGTATATTCTGGCTCGTGGGTTTCTGACGCAAAACGCTATTTCAGCAAAAATGGCTGTGCAGCTTATAGCTTAGGAAGCGACTATCTAACAGGTTCACCAATACGTCAAGATTATCTGGAAACTGTAATCGGATGGATTTGTGGCAATGCTAGTGATGACGGTATAAAAAACTATATGGCAAAGCAACAGCACGAGCCAAATGCAAATGAATTATGGTTGTATTTTCAAAACGTTATAAACTGGGTAAAAGTTGTTTTTCCAAAATACCGTAAAGAGATGAAAGGAGTTGAATGGGGTATTTTATATAACCAGTTCAAGGAGAAAAAGATTGACCATATAAAGTTAGAGGAAGAAATCACTACACTAATGCAAGATGAGGACGTAACCAGCAAAAAAGGTATCTTTGAATATGTTTTAACTCGCAAAGAAAAGTACTTGAATATTAGAGCGTTTAGCGACAACCAAAAACGTGAGGCCTACGAACGGCAAAAAGGCATTTGTCCTGTTTGCACCGAAAACTATAAAATAGAACAGATGGAGGCAGACCACATCACTCCTTGGCACAACGGAGGCAAAACGATTACAGAGAATTGTCAATTACTCTGCAAAGAAGACAACAGAAGAAAATCCGGAAAGTAATTATTTATTAAAAAGCTAGTACTAGCTACACCAAAGTTGTACCGTGCGGATTTTGATACACACCTATATACCTTGTTATTAATTACTTATGTTGTGGTATCTTACAGCTTCCCAAGCTGAGGGTCGTGGGTTCGAACCCCATTTACCGCTCAAATTTTTAAGAGCATGAAAAGATTTGTTATTTATACGATCTGTATTCTTTTATGCTCAGTTTATGGTTTTTCCCAGAAACGCCAGATTGGACCTCAGTTTCCTGGTGGTATACAAGAGTTAAGGAAAGAGCTTAAAGAGAATCTCAAAAAAGAGTTTAAAGATTATAAGGAGCATCCTGCCACAGTAAGGATTAATTTCTCTGTTACAAAAAAAGGCAGACCTTTTAATGGCTCTGCCCCTGATTTAACCGATCCAAATGTTCAGAAAAAAATTGCCAAGGCTGTCCGTAGACTTCCACGATTCAAACCCGGAAGTGCAAACGGAGTGGCAATTCTAAGCGACATCAGCATTGAGATTGATTTGAAAAACTAAGCTTTCCTGTTCTGTTCAATAAATTCTGCCAGTGTTCTTACTGATCTGAAAACCTCCTTGTTTGCTTTTGGGTCTTCCATTCTTATTCCGTACTCTCTTTCCAGCAATATTACCAGTTCAAGAGCGTCTATTGAGTCTAAGCCAAGTCCTTCACCAAAAAGAGGAGCATCTGTATCAATATCCTCAGGAGTTATCTCCTCCAGATTGAGAGCTTCAATTATCTGCTGCTTTAGTTTGAGAATGAGTTCTTCCATAATATTGAGTTGTTAATTAAGAGTATATTTTTAATTTTTTTCTTGAGTATAGTGCAATAAGAAAGCATGTAAGACCAAAGATTAACAGGGCGATACCTTCAGGCAAAACCGATAAAAACCCTTCGTCTCTCAAAAAGATGCTGTAAAAGCCTGACATCCCCCAGTTCATAGGAGATAGTTTACTAATAAGCTGCATTTGAGGAGACATCAGAAAGAGAGGAATCCATACCCCTCCAACTGCAGCAAGGATAACAACAGAGACTGCACCAAAAACAGAGGCCTGCTGGTATGTCCTGGCCAGATTCCCTATGGCTACTCCATATCCAATAGCAGCAACAGCAACTGAAAATCCCATAAAGAAAAGAGCACTGTATGAATGGCCCAGTTCCAGAGATGGCAATCCTGTTAGTGGTAAAATTTTAACACCAATAAACAGCATAAGGGAAAATTGGGCAAGAGCTACAACTAAGTATACAATAGACTTGCTGATAAGATATTCGGCATATGTGCATGGCATTGTAAGAAGTCTTGTAAAACTTCCTCCCTCTCTCTCCTTAATAATATTTCCTCCCAGGGAGATAACAATAAAAAAGATTGCAAAGAGGCTCCAGGCAGGAACATTATGCTGAACCGAGTTTGGCATAATATCACTTCCCTCTCTGGTGACGAACTTGTCAACTATAGTAAACTGCTCTCCGGAAAAGTTTGAGG
It includes:
- a CDS encoding phosphopantetheine-binding protein codes for the protein MEELILKLKQQIIEALNLEEITPEDIDTDAPLFGEGLGLDSIDALELVILLEREYGIRMEDPKANKEVFRSVRTLAEFIEQNRKA
- a CDS encoding DUF262 domain-containing protein, translating into MKIELKEITVRELTNGYQDNEENGVVGFGGKLDIRPPYQREFIYKDKQRDAVINTITNDFPLNVMYWAVREDGGFEVIDGQQRTISICQFVEGDFAYNNRYFHNLQQDEKEQILNYKLMVYLCSGTDSEKLDWFETINIAGEKLTPQELKNAVYSGSWVSDAKRYFSKNGCAAYSLGSDYLTGSPIRQDYLETVIGWICGNASDDGIKNYMAKQQHEPNANELWLYFQNVINWVKVVFPKYRKEMKGVEWGILYNQFKEKKIDHIKLEEEITTLMQDEDVTSKKGIFEYVLTRKEKYLNIRAFSDNQKREAYERQKGICPVCTENYKIEQMEADHITPWHNGGKTITENCQLLCKEDNRRKSGK
- a CDS encoding ABC transporter permease, producing the protein MNRRIKYLLYKDYLMLKRDVGGIILMFLMPVLLVILMANLQDSTLNFVKGNKIPLLLVNRDSGELGAAVVKEIESSGLFAIEHDSASQYQSPVMMEGRISPGDNMIGIFIPEDATQRIRGNVQKFVVGAFNGIEEIPLDEIVSINVLVDPAAKGSFHSVLMSTLRERSQKVQFEYIMREISNQVNDISPVAVNTSNFSGEQFTIVDKFVTREGSDIMPNSVQHNVPAWSLFAIFFIVISLGGNIIKEREGGSFTRLLTMPCTYAEYLISKSIVYLVVALAQFSLMLFIGVKILPLTGLPSLELGHSYSALFFMGFSVAVAAIGYGVAIGNLARTYQQASVFGAVSVVILAAVGGVWIPLFLMSPQMQLISKLSPMNWGMSGFYSIFLRDEGFLSVLPEGIALLIFGLTCFLIALYSRKKLKIYS